In the Ochrobactrum sp. Marseille-Q0166 genome, one interval contains:
- the topA gene encoding type I DNA topoisomerase, protein MNVVVVESPAKAKTINKYLGSNYKVLASFGHVRDLPAKDGSVRPDEDFAMSWEVDSNSSKRLADIVKALKDSDSLFLATDPDREGEAISWHVLEVLNQKKALKGKTVKRVAFNAITKKAVLDAIANPRDIDEPLVDAYLARRALDYLVGFTLSPVLWRKLPGARSAGRVQSVALRLVCDRESEIERFIREEYWNIAALLKTPRNDAFTARLTAVDGKRLGKLDIKNEEQATAIRTMLEGASFKAVSVEAKPTKRNPGPPFTTSTLQQAASGQLGFSASRTMQVAQRLYEGVDIGGETAGLITYMRTDGVQMAPEAITAARDAIGKSFGPQYVPEKPRYYSSKAKNAQEAHEAIRPTDFTRHPKEVRRYLDEDQARLYELIWKRAIASQMQAADIERTTADIEATNGSRSAMLRANGSVTKFDGFLAAYMDHREEEDEDEDSAKLPEIRSGEAIAREKIDATQHSTEPPPRYSEASLIKKMEELGIGRPSTYAATLATLRDREYITIDKRKLMPEPKGRLVISFLESFFKRYVEYDFTADLEEKLDLISDGKLSWKDVLRDFWRDFSGSVDDIKELRVTNVLDALNEELSSLAFPDRGDGSDPRSCPTCGTGQLSLKLGKYGAFVGCSNYPECKFTRQLGGEGNGETAASDEPKPLGKDPFTGEEITARTGRFGPYIQRGEGKEAKRASLPKGWTLDAVDHEKAMALLSLPRDVGQHPETGKMISAGIGRYGPYVSHDGTFANLENADEVFSVGLNRAVSVLADKQSKGGRGRSTPAALATLGDHPDGGAVTVRDGRFGPYVNWGKVNATLPKGKDPASVTLEEALELVATKAGSTKTKKAPARKSAAKAADGEKKAAPKKAAAKKPATKKKAPSKAKAKAAEE, encoded by the coding sequence ATGAACGTTGTCGTTGTCGAATCGCCTGCAAAGGCAAAAACCATCAACAAATATCTGGGCTCGAACTATAAAGTTCTGGCCTCGTTTGGTCACGTGCGAGATCTGCCAGCCAAGGACGGCTCAGTTCGCCCTGACGAAGATTTTGCCATGTCCTGGGAGGTTGACAGCAACTCTTCCAAGCGTTTGGCGGATATCGTCAAAGCGCTGAAGGACAGCGACAGCCTGTTTCTGGCAACTGACCCTGATCGCGAAGGGGAGGCCATTTCGTGGCACGTACTCGAAGTGCTAAACCAGAAGAAGGCATTGAAGGGCAAGACCGTCAAGCGCGTTGCCTTTAACGCCATCACCAAGAAAGCCGTTCTCGACGCTATTGCAAATCCACGCGATATTGATGAACCATTGGTCGATGCCTATCTCGCTCGTCGTGCGCTCGATTATCTCGTTGGTTTTACGCTTTCACCAGTCTTGTGGCGCAAGCTGCCTGGTGCTCGTTCGGCAGGTCGGGTTCAGTCGGTAGCTCTGCGTCTCGTATGTGACCGCGAATCCGAAATCGAACGCTTCATCCGTGAAGAATACTGGAATATCGCAGCACTGCTTAAAACACCGCGCAACGATGCTTTCACGGCTCGTCTGACAGCGGTTGACGGCAAGAGACTCGGCAAGCTCGACATCAAGAATGAAGAGCAGGCAACAGCCATCCGTACTATGCTGGAAGGTGCAAGCTTCAAGGCGGTTTCTGTAGAAGCCAAGCCGACCAAGCGCAATCCCGGCCCTCCATTTACCACATCGACGCTCCAGCAGGCGGCATCTGGACAACTCGGCTTTTCGGCATCGCGTACCATGCAGGTTGCGCAGCGTCTGTATGAAGGCGTGGACATTGGCGGCGAAACCGCCGGTCTGATCACCTATATGCGTACTGACGGTGTACAGATGGCCCCGGAAGCGATCACTGCCGCCCGTGATGCAATTGGCAAAAGCTTCGGCCCGCAATATGTACCGGAAAAGCCTCGCTACTATTCGAGCAAAGCCAAGAACGCACAGGAAGCACACGAAGCGATCCGTCCAACGGATTTCACGCGTCATCCAAAGGAAGTGCGCCGTTATCTCGATGAAGATCAGGCTCGTCTTTATGAACTGATCTGGAAACGCGCGATTGCCAGCCAAATGCAGGCGGCTGATATTGAACGCACAACCGCTGACATCGAAGCAACCAATGGTTCGCGTTCGGCCATGCTGCGCGCCAATGGATCGGTCACCAAGTTCGACGGCTTCCTGGCGGCCTATATGGATCACCGCGAAGAAGAGGACGAGGACGAAGACAGCGCAAAGCTGCCTGAAATCCGTTCCGGCGAAGCGATAGCGCGCGAAAAGATCGATGCCACGCAGCATTCGACTGAACCGCCACCACGTTATTCGGAAGCGTCACTCATCAAGAAGATGGAAGAGCTCGGCATTGGTCGTCCATCGACCTACGCGGCAACACTCGCAACCCTTCGTGATCGCGAATATATCACCATCGACAAGCGCAAGCTCATGCCGGAACCGAAAGGCCGTCTGGTTATTTCGTTCCTTGAAAGCTTCTTCAAACGCTATGTCGAATATGATTTCACAGCGGACCTAGAAGAAAAGCTAGACCTGATTTCTGACGGTAAGCTCTCCTGGAAAGACGTGCTGCGCGATTTCTGGCGCGATTTCTCCGGTTCAGTTGATGACATCAAGGAACTGCGCGTTACCAATGTTCTGGATGCGCTGAATGAAGAGCTTTCATCGCTTGCTTTCCCTGATCGCGGCGATGGCAGCGACCCGCGCTCTTGCCCGACCTGTGGCACCGGCCAGCTTTCGCTGAAGCTTGGAAAATATGGCGCTTTTGTTGGTTGTTCAAACTATCCGGAATGCAAATTCACCCGTCAGCTCGGTGGAGAAGGCAATGGTGAGACCGCAGCTTCGGATGAACCAAAGCCGTTAGGCAAAGATCCATTCACCGGTGAAGAAATCACCGCACGCACGGGTCGTTTCGGTCCCTATATTCAGCGTGGCGAAGGCAAGGAAGCCAAGCGCGCCAGCCTGCCAAAAGGCTGGACGCTCGATGCGGTTGACCACGAAAAGGCGATGGCGCTGCTGTCGCTACCGCGCGACGTCGGACAGCATCCTGAAACCGGCAAGATGATCTCTGCTGGGATTGGTCGCTATGGTCCTTACGTCAGCCATGATGGCACGTTTGCCAATCTGGAAAATGCTGATGAAGTGTTCTCGGTGGGTCTTAATCGCGCCGTTTCTGTGCTTGCGGATAAGCAATCGAAGGGTGGGCGTGGCCGCTCGACACCTGCGGCCCTTGCGACACTTGGCGATCATCCTGACGGCGGTGCAGTCACCGTGCGTGACGGTCGCTTCGGCCCTTACGTTAACTGGGGCAAGGTGAATGCGACGCTGCCAAAGGGCAAGGACCCGGCCAGTGTGACGCTGGAAGAAGCGCTTGAACTCGTTGCCACCAAGGCTGGCAGCACCAAGACAAAAAAGGCTCCTGCCCGCAAATCTGCCGCCAAGGCCGCAGATGGCGAAAAGAAAGCCGCACCGAAAAAAGCTGCTGCAAAAAAGCCGGCAACGAAGAAGAAAGCCCCTTCCAAAGCAAAGGCGAAGGCGGCAGAGGAGTAA
- the dprA gene encoding DNA-processing protein DprA, translated as MKPSANSKAGIRLSDQQRLNWLRLIRTENIGPVAFRDLIMFCGSAANAIERLPDLNIRGGGARPVRVTPREDAERELEAIERIGARLVGMGEPDYPQQLKNCEAPPPLVIIKGNPSVFRKPPVAIVGSRNASVVGAQFTERLARDLGNAGFAIVSGLARGIDAAAHKASLESGTVAVLAGGLDRPYPPENLSIYRAIPESNSALITEMPMGAEPRSRDFPRRNRIIAGLSLGLIVIEAAERSGSLISARMAGEMGRTVFAVPGSPLDPRARGTNSLLKQGATLVTNADDVIEALNPLISREAIHENEDQPDLLKQFDEPSASNHAITTDEQRDILLDALSVVPTDIDTLVRHTGLDASSAQLILLELDLAGRLLRYPGNQVALVPQ; from the coding sequence ATGAAACCGAGTGCGAATTCAAAAGCAGGAATTCGCCTCTCAGATCAGCAGCGGCTCAACTGGCTGCGCCTCATTCGTACCGAAAATATTGGTCCTGTCGCATTCCGAGACCTCATCATGTTCTGCGGTTCAGCAGCAAATGCGATTGAAAGACTGCCCGATCTTAATATACGTGGTGGTGGCGCCAGGCCCGTGCGTGTTACGCCGCGAGAGGATGCAGAACGCGAACTGGAAGCCATTGAGCGCATAGGTGCGCGTCTCGTAGGCATGGGCGAACCAGACTATCCGCAACAGCTCAAAAACTGCGAGGCACCACCTCCACTTGTTATTATCAAGGGCAATCCAAGCGTATTTCGCAAGCCGCCGGTCGCAATCGTCGGCTCACGCAATGCATCTGTGGTCGGCGCACAATTCACAGAGCGTCTAGCCCGCGATCTCGGAAATGCAGGTTTTGCAATCGTCTCTGGCCTCGCACGCGGGATCGATGCAGCGGCGCACAAGGCAAGTTTGGAAAGCGGAACGGTGGCTGTGCTTGCGGGTGGCCTTGATAGGCCATATCCGCCTGAAAATCTTTCCATATATCGTGCCATTCCAGAAAGCAATAGTGCCCTGATTACGGAAATGCCCATGGGCGCGGAGCCGCGCTCACGCGATTTCCCGCGCCGTAACCGTATCATAGCCGGGCTTTCACTTGGACTGATCGTTATAGAGGCCGCGGAGCGATCGGGTTCCCTTATCAGTGCCCGTATGGCAGGCGAGATGGGCCGCACAGTCTTTGCTGTGCCCGGCTCACCACTTGATCCACGTGCACGCGGCACTAATTCCCTCCTAAAACAAGGTGCAACGCTGGTAACGAATGCTGATGATGTCATTGAAGCCCTCAACCCGTTGATAAGTCGCGAAGCAATTCACGAAAACGAAGATCAACCAGACCTACTCAAGCAATTTGATGAACCATCAGCATCAAACCACGCAATAACAACCGATGAGCAACGCGACATTCTGCTTGATGCCCTTAGTGTAGTCCCGACCGATATCGATACTCTTGTGCGCCACACTGGGCTTGATGCCAGCAGTGCGCAACTTATTCTCTTGGAACTTGATCTTGCCGGTCGGCTTTTGCGCTATCCTGGCAATCAGGTTGCGCTCGTGCCTCAATAA
- the plsY gene encoding glycerol-3-phosphate 1-O-acyltransferase PlsY codes for MAEAGLFNLVTLGTLIFGYILGSIPFGLILTRLAGLGDVRSIGSGNIGATNVLRTGNKKLAAATLILDALKGTAAVLIASKFGQEAAIAAGFGAFIGHLFPVWIGFKGGKGVATYLGILIGIAWPGALVFVAAWIITALLTRYSSLSALVASVIVPIALYIRGDHAVAALFAVLTVIVFIKHHANISRLLSGTESKIGKKG; via the coding sequence ATGGCCGAAGCAGGTCTGTTCAACTTAGTGACGCTTGGCACACTGATATTCGGCTATATTCTTGGTTCGATTCCCTTCGGGCTTATCTTGACGCGGCTTGCTGGACTGGGCGATGTACGTTCGATCGGTTCCGGCAACATCGGTGCAACCAATGTCCTTAGAACCGGGAACAAAAAGCTCGCTGCCGCAACGCTCATTCTTGATGCGCTAAAAGGCACAGCTGCTGTATTGATTGCTTCAAAGTTTGGCCAAGAAGCAGCCATAGCGGCAGGTTTCGGTGCTTTTATTGGCCATCTATTCCCGGTATGGATCGGATTTAAAGGCGGCAAAGGTGTTGCGACTTATCTTGGTATTTTGATCGGAATAGCATGGCCGGGTGCGCTGGTTTTTGTCGCCGCATGGATCATCACAGCGCTCCTCACCCGCTATTCCTCGCTCTCAGCTCTCGTTGCCAGCGTCATCGTGCCAATCGCACTCTATATACGCGGTGATCATGCTGTTGCGGCTTTATTTGCGGTGCTAACAGTTATCGTTTTTATAAAGCATCATGCAAACATCTCGCGGCTCCTTAGCGGCACTGAAAGCAAGATAGGTAAAAAGGGATGA
- a CDS encoding dihydroorotase: MNAILFENARIIDPSRGLDEVGSLLIKDDKIVASGADFRNQGAPEGAEIIDLNGMAILPGLVDSRVFIGEPGAEHRETIASASQAAAAGGVTSIIMMPDTDPVIDDVALVEFVKRTARDTAIVNVHPAAAITKGLHGEEMTEIGLLRDAGAVAFTEGRNTLTNTQLMRRALTYARDFDAVIACETRDPYLGGNGVMNEGLFASWLGLSGSPREAEVIPLERDLRLAALTRSKYHAAQLSCAMSADALKRSKDLGSKVTAGVSINHLSLNENDIGEFRTFFRLSPPLRSEEDRLAMVEAVKNGTIDIVVSAHDPQDVDTKRLPFADAEAGAIGLETLLAAALRLHHNDSIPLLRLVEVLSTAPARIFGLDAGTLKPGAKADLAIVDLDEPWVVREEDLHSRSKNSCFEGARFQGRVNRTIVGGKTVYSS; this comes from the coding sequence ATGAATGCGATCCTTTTTGAAAATGCCCGCATTATTGATCCATCGCGCGGCCTTGATGAAGTCGGAAGCCTGCTGATCAAAGACGACAAGATCGTTGCCAGCGGTGCCGATTTCCGCAATCAGGGCGCGCCTGAAGGGGCTGAAATAATCGACCTCAACGGTATGGCTATTCTGCCGGGTCTGGTTGATTCCCGCGTTTTCATCGGCGAGCCCGGTGCTGAACACCGCGAAACCATCGCATCGGCCAGTCAGGCCGCTGCAGCTGGCGGCGTAACCTCCATCATCATGATGCCGGATACCGATCCGGTGATCGACGATGTGGCACTGGTTGAGTTTGTTAAGCGCACTGCGCGCGATACGGCTATCGTCAATGTTCATCCTGCCGCAGCCATTACAAAAGGCCTGCATGGTGAGGAAATGACGGAAATCGGCCTACTTCGCGATGCAGGTGCCGTTGCCTTCACTGAAGGTCGCAACACACTCACCAACACACAATTGATGCGCCGTGCCCTGACCTATGCGCGCGACTTTGATGCCGTGATTGCCTGCGAAACGCGCGACCCTTATCTCGGTGGCAATGGCGTCATGAATGAAGGCCTTTTCGCAAGCTGGCTCGGTCTTTCGGGTAGCCCACGCGAAGCAGAAGTTATTCCTCTGGAGCGTGATCTGCGCCTGGCCGCGCTCACCCGCAGCAAATATCACGCTGCCCAGCTTTCCTGCGCTATGTCAGCCGATGCGCTCAAACGCTCGAAAGATCTTGGCAGCAAAGTAACGGCAGGTGTTTCGATCAATCACCTCTCGCTTAACGAAAATGACATAGGCGAATTCCGTACCTTCTTCCGTCTCTCGCCACCCCTTCGTAGCGAAGAAGATCGTCTGGCAATGGTCGAGGCCGTCAAGAACGGTACTATCGACATTGTCGTTTCGGCTCATGATCCGCAGGACGTTGACACCAAACGCCTGCCTTTTGCTGATGCAGAAGCGGGTGCAATCGGTCTGGAAACGCTGCTGGCTGCGGCCCTTCGTCTTCACCACAATGACAGCATCCCGCTGCTTCGTCTGGTGGAAGTGCTGTCAACTGCACCAGCGCGCATCTTCGGATTGGATGCAGGTACTTTAAAGCCCGGCGCGAAGGCTGATCTTGCGATTGTCGACTTAGACGAGCCTTGGGTGGTTCGTGAAGAAGATCTGCATTCACGTTCGAAGAACAGCTGCTTTGAAGGTGCCCGCTTTCAAGGTCGCGTCAACCGCACTATAGTCGGCGGTAAGACAGTTTATTCGTCTTAG
- a CDS encoding aspartate carbamoyltransferase catalytic subunit, with protein sequence MTNQTVSPIFPHRHLLGIKGLSPLDINCLLDLADQEVAVSRQSEKKKSVLRGRTQINLFFEASTRTQSSFELAGKRLGADVMNMSVGNSSVKKGETLIDTAMTLNAMQPDILVIRHASAGAAALLAQKVGCAVVNAGDGAHEHPTQALLDALTIRRAKGDIGNLIVAICGDVLHSRVARSNILLLNALGARVRVVAPSTLLPSGIADMSVEVYNTMEEGLKDADVVMMLRLQRERMAGSFVPSVREYFRFYGLDKEKLKLAKPDALVMHPGPMNRGVEIASDVADGPQSMIQQQVEMGVAVRMAVMEALLDPRRAEAAGECAK encoded by the coding sequence ATGACAAATCAAACGGTCTCTCCGATTTTCCCTCATCGCCACCTGCTTGGCATCAAGGGGCTATCGCCCCTGGACATCAATTGTCTTCTCGATCTTGCAGATCAGGAAGTGGCTGTCTCCAGACAGTCCGAGAAGAAAAAGTCCGTGCTGCGCGGTCGCACCCAGATCAACCTCTTCTTCGAAGCATCGACGCGAACGCAATCATCGTTCGAACTCGCCGGAAAACGGCTGGGCGCGGACGTGATGAACATGTCGGTCGGCAATTCGTCGGTCAAGAAGGGCGAGACGCTCATCGACACCGCGATGACGCTGAACGCCATGCAGCCGGACATTCTGGTCATACGCCATGCGTCTGCCGGTGCTGCGGCGCTCCTTGCGCAGAAAGTCGGCTGTGCAGTCGTCAATGCTGGCGACGGCGCCCACGAGCACCCGACACAGGCGCTGCTCGACGCGCTGACCATCCGCCGCGCCAAAGGCGACATCGGAAACCTGATCGTTGCCATTTGCGGCGACGTGCTTCACTCGCGCGTTGCGCGCTCTAACATTCTGCTTCTCAATGCACTTGGCGCACGCGTTCGCGTCGTCGCGCCTTCGACGCTCTTGCCTTCCGGCATCGCCGATATGAGTGTTGAAGTTTACAACACCATGGAAGAAGGCCTGAAAGACGCCGATGTCGTTATGATGCTGCGCCTTCAGCGTGAACGCATGGCTGGTTCCTTCGTGCCGTCGGTGCGTGAATATTTCCGCTTCTACGGTCTCGATAAGGAAAAGCTGAAGCTTGCGAAGCCAGACGCTCTCGTCATGCATCCCGGCCCGATGAATCGCGGCGTCGAGATCGCATCCGATGTTGCGGACGGTCCGCAAAGCATGATCCAGCAACAGGTGGAAATGGGCGTGGCGGTGCGTATGGCGGTTATGGAAGCCCTGCTTGATCCGCGTCGCGCAGAAGCCGCAGGAGAATGCGCCAAATGA
- a CDS encoding acyl-CoA dehydrogenase family protein, whose translation MKTHEVTNQTPSMTGTNAYLGDPLLIQIAARFPKELHTDLENTGRFVMSAEAQDLARLANTELPKLRTHDRQGRRVDLVEYHPAYHALMRRSIAQGLHCSIWEANPAEAGRRHQARAARFFLSAQLEAGHLCPLTMTNASLAALMASPDLYKEWSPQILSRRYDSSQKPALQKQGITLGMGMTEKQGGTDVRANTTRAERYEDGTYTISGHKWFMSAPMSDAFLVLAQAEEGLSCFLLPRLADESAANGFFFQRLKDKLGNKSNASSEVEFDGAIGHLVGNPGEGVKTIMDMVTLTRLDCAVASAGLMRSGLAEAVHHARHREVGGQKLIEQPLMSRVLADMALDVAGATALSMRLARAFDMAASDRAEAAFARCMTPVVKYWVCKIAPALLYEAMECLGGNGYIEDGNLARAYREAPVNAIWEGSGNVMALDVARVLSRAPALFDEVLDWISGQLGVRGQGTIDVLQAALQLTETDQGVARLLTEQLAYAAAAAELRNLGADDVADAFIETRLGGQWRSTYGMLDARHNANRIIDQLYPAS comes from the coding sequence GTGAAAACGCACGAAGTCACCAACCAGACCCCGTCCATGACGGGTACGAATGCATATCTGGGCGATCCGCTTCTGATTCAGATCGCAGCGCGTTTCCCCAAAGAACTGCATACAGATCTCGAAAATACCGGGCGTTTTGTGATGTCGGCGGAAGCGCAGGATCTTGCACGTCTCGCCAATACCGAACTGCCAAAGCTGCGTACCCATGATCGTCAGGGACGCCGTGTCGATCTTGTAGAATATCATCCTGCTTACCATGCGCTGATGCGCCGTTCGATTGCGCAGGGCCTTCATTGCTCGATCTGGGAAGCCAATCCAGCGGAAGCAGGACGTCGCCATCAGGCACGCGCTGCGCGTTTCTTCCTGTCCGCACAGCTTGAAGCAGGTCATCTGTGTCCGCTGACTATGACCAATGCTTCACTCGCAGCATTAATGGCTTCGCCTGATCTCTACAAGGAATGGTCACCGCAGATTCTGTCGCGCAGATATGATTCCTCGCAAAAGCCAGCCTTACAGAAACAGGGCATCACGCTTGGTATGGGCATGACCGAAAAGCAGGGTGGCACCGACGTTCGCGCCAATACCACCCGCGCAGAACGCTATGAAGACGGCACCTATACAATCAGCGGCCATAAGTGGTTCATGTCTGCGCCGATGTCGGATGCCTTTCTGGTGCTGGCGCAGGCGGAGGAGGGGCTTTCCTGCTTCCTTCTCCCACGCTTGGCCGATGAATCAGCTGCAAATGGCTTTTTCTTCCAGCGTTTGAAGGACAAGCTCGGCAACAAGTCCAACGCATCCTCGGAAGTCGAATTCGACGGAGCGATCGGTCATCTGGTCGGCAATCCCGGCGAAGGCGTTAAAACCATCATGGATATGGTCACGCTGACGCGGCTCGATTGCGCGGTTGCCTCTGCGGGGCTGATGCGCTCAGGGCTGGCCGAAGCTGTTCATCATGCGCGTCATCGCGAGGTGGGTGGGCAGAAACTTATTGAACAGCCGCTGATGAGCCGCGTTCTTGCTGATATGGCGCTGGATGTCGCAGGCGCGACTGCACTTTCCATGCGTCTGGCGCGTGCTTTTGATATGGCTGCAAGTGATCGCGCGGAAGCTGCTTTCGCGCGCTGCATGACGCCAGTTGTCAAATATTGGGTCTGCAAAATCGCCCCGGCATTGCTTTATGAAGCGATGGAATGTCTCGGTGGCAATGGCTACATTGAGGACGGCAATCTCGCACGCGCCTATCGCGAAGCGCCGGTCAATGCGATTTGGGAAGGTTCTGGTAATGTGATGGCGCTTGATGTGGCGCGCGTGCTTTCGCGTGCACCAGCGCTGTTCGATGAAGTTCTCGACTGGATCAGCGGACAGCTTGGCGTACGCGGTCAGGGTACGATTGATGTGTTGCAGGCAGCCTTACAGCTCACCGAAACCGATCAGGGCGTTGCGCGTCTTCTGACGGAGCAGCTCGCTTATGCGGCTGCAGCTGCCGAATTGCGCAATCTTGGCGCGGATGATGTGGCCGATGCTTTCATCGAAACGCGTCTTGGTGGTCAGTGGCGTTCAACTTATGGCATGTTGGATGCGCGCCATAATGCCAACCGGATAATCGATCAGCTTTATCCGGCGTCGTAA
- the ruvX gene encoding Holliday junction resolvase RuvX: protein MAVVEIEDVLEILQPGQTIAGLDLGTKTIGLAVSDLGLSFSHPRPVIKRTKFTIDAQVLLKALEADKVGVIIIGLPMNMDGSAGPRVQATRAFVRTMQPLTDLPFVFWDERLSTVAAERALIGMDVSRGKRAERIDSAAASFILQGALDRLHILRASHSDDNDYDAG from the coding sequence ATGGCCGTCGTTGAGATCGAAGACGTTTTGGAAATCCTGCAACCCGGCCAGACAATTGCCGGGCTAGATCTTGGCACCAAAACGATTGGCCTTGCTGTTTCCGATCTTGGCCTGTCGTTCTCGCATCCCCGCCCCGTTATCAAACGCACCAAGTTCACAATCGATGCACAGGTTCTCCTCAAAGCGCTTGAAGCAGACAAGGTCGGCGTCATTATTATTGGCCTCCCGATGAACATGGACGGCTCAGCCGGGCCACGCGTTCAGGCAACGCGGGCTTTTGTGCGCACCATGCAACCGCTGACCGATCTGCCCTTCGTGTTCTGGGACGAGCGTTTGTCGACGGTCGCAGCGGAACGTGCGCTGATCGGCATGGATGTTTCACGCGGCAAGCGGGCCGAGCGCATCGATTCGGCCGCGGCTTCCTTCATTCTGCAAGGCGCGCTTGATCGCCTGCACATCCTGCGCGCATCGCATTCCGACGACAACGATTACGACGCCGGATAA
- a CDS encoding metal-dependent hydrolase, with amino-acid sequence MKITWLGHAAFRVETDKAVILIDPFIHGNPGAKGIDFKQATKGVTHIALTHGHGDHIGDTVEIAKETGATVIANPEVTGWLGRQGLEKFSMGNTGGTIVREGFSVTFVNALHSSAMMTEDGITQSMGNPNGLVFHFEDAPTLYHMGDTDIFSDMALINELHQPEIGIVPIGDRFTMGGAVAALACQRYFNFKTVLPCHYASFPFIEKTADKFVAAMSDYKETKVLVADAGTVHTF; translated from the coding sequence ATGAAAATCACCTGGTTGGGCCATGCTGCCTTTCGCGTTGAGACAGATAAGGCGGTCATTCTGATCGACCCGTTCATTCATGGAAACCCTGGCGCTAAAGGCATTGATTTCAAACAAGCAACCAAGGGCGTCACGCATATCGCGCTCACCCATGGTCATGGCGATCATATTGGTGACACTGTTGAGATTGCCAAAGAAACCGGTGCGACTGTGATTGCGAACCCCGAAGTTACCGGCTGGCTTGGCCGCCAGGGTTTGGAAAAATTCAGCATGGGTAATACAGGGGGAACCATTGTTCGCGAGGGGTTCAGCGTAACGTTTGTGAATGCGCTGCATTCTTCGGCCATGATGACAGAAGATGGCATCACGCAATCAATGGGTAATCCGAACGGGCTGGTATTCCATTTTGAAGATGCGCCGACACTCTACCATATGGGTGACACCGATATTTTTTCCGATATGGCGCTGATCAATGAACTGCACCAGCCAGAAATCGGCATTGTGCCTATCGGAGATCGTTTTACCATGGGTGGTGCTGTGGCAGCGCTTGCGTGCCAGCGATATTTCAATTTCAAAACCGTTCTGCCATGCCATTACGCCTCGTTCCCATTCATTGAAAAGACGGCAGACAAGTTTGTTGCGGCAATGTCTGACTATAAGGAAACGAAGGTGCTTGTCGCTGACGCCGGCACTGTCCACACTTTCTAA
- the gatC gene encoding Asp-tRNA(Asn)/Glu-tRNA(Gln) amidotransferase subunit GatC, giving the protein MSVDISTVKRVAHLARIAVTEDEAERMTGELNAILGFVEQLNEVDIEGVEPMTSVTPMKMRLREDAVTDGNIANAVVANAPVTEDNFFVVPKVVE; this is encoded by the coding sequence ATGTCCGTCGATATTTCAACCGTCAAGCGCGTCGCGCATCTTGCGCGTATCGCCGTCACAGAAGACGAAGCCGAGCGCATGACCGGGGAACTTAATGCAATTTTGGGCTTTGTTGAACAGTTGAACGAAGTCGATATCGAAGGCGTTGAACCCATGACTTCTGTAACGCCGATGAAGATGCGTCTGCGTGAAGATGCCGTGACAGACGGCAATATCGCTAATGCCGTCGTTGCCAATGCGCCTGTGACCGAAGACAACTTCTTCGTCGTGCCAAAGGTCGTGGAGTAA
- a CDS encoding GNAT family N-acetyltransferase produces MAIRVSVETPLQDDVRDLVEALNAHMLPLSPLEFQFKMTVEQMAEPDTTVFVARDEDGKAVGCGALKMHDNGVGELKRMFTRPEVRGKRIGSHLVDAIVEMAKVKGASRLVLETGTGPGFDGAWRLYENSGFARCGVVLDYPDSEYSAFFEKRLAEA; encoded by the coding sequence ATGGCTATTCGGGTTTCCGTCGAGACCCCATTGCAGGACGATGTGCGCGATCTTGTTGAAGCATTGAACGCGCATATGTTGCCGCTTTCGCCGCTCGAGTTCCAGTTCAAGATGACTGTTGAACAGATGGCGGAGCCGGACACGACGGTTTTCGTCGCACGGGATGAAGACGGCAAGGCCGTCGGCTGTGGTGCGTTGAAGATGCACGATAACGGTGTGGGTGAACTCAAGCGCATGTTCACGCGCCCGGAAGTTCGGGGCAAGCGTATCGGCTCACATCTAGTCGACGCGATTGTCGAGATGGCAAAAGTCAAGGGTGCTTCACGTCTGGTGCTTGAAACAGGCACCGGTCCGGGCTTTGATGGTGCCTGGCGGCTTTATGAAAATTCGGGTTTTGCGCGTTGCGGAGTGGTTCTGGATTATCCTGACTCCGAGTACAGCGCCTTTTTTGAAAAGCGTCTCGCTGAGGCGTGA